The following proteins are encoded in a genomic region of Nitratireductor sp. GISD-1A_MAKvit:
- a CDS encoding glycosyltransferase family 2 protein, producing the protein MTTRPPFVSVVIPSFNHARYLTNAIESVLTQRGAELELIIVDDGSTDDSWDLIQKASEADGRVVALRQENQGAHAAINRGLAAARGDYLAILNSDDIYEEERIVTLLDRARTGAGKDFLFTLVTLIDSEGAPIEDHPWLDEYTALCLKARDFGVLQALLERNLSVSTSNFFFSRSLYDAIGGFRPFRYTMDWDYALRAILRAQERVVWLPDQALLRYRLHGSNTILGGLPRSALEANHLLYRTLRHHYQVPPATIHALRRHHRLIRRQQAATLARARDTHWEGPAQRHAPAMGESRAQLAERGTRLAARGTRLARHKTRSR; encoded by the coding sequence ATGACCACCCGCCCCCCCTTCGTCAGCGTCGTCATACCGTCATTCAATCATGCGCGGTACCTGACAAATGCCATCGAGAGCGTGTTGACACAACGCGGAGCCGAGTTGGAACTGATCATCGTCGATGATGGTTCGACCGACGACTCATGGGATTTGATCCAGAAAGCAAGCGAAGCGGATGGTCGCGTAGTTGCTTTGAGGCAAGAGAATCAAGGAGCGCACGCTGCCATCAACCGGGGGCTTGCGGCAGCCCGAGGTGATTATCTCGCGATATTGAACTCTGATGACATCTACGAAGAGGAGAGAATAGTAACTCTTCTCGATCGTGCTCGAACTGGAGCCGGCAAAGATTTCCTTTTCACCTTGGTTACTCTGATCGATAGTGAGGGAGCGCCGATCGAAGATCACCCTTGGCTTGACGAGTACACAGCACTTTGCCTCAAAGCCAGGGATTTCGGTGTTCTGCAAGCGCTGCTGGAGCGAAATCTCTCTGTATCGACGTCCAACTTCTTTTTCAGTCGATCCTTATACGATGCGATTGGCGGCTTTAGGCCGTTTAGATACACCATGGACTGGGATTACGCGCTTCGTGCCATCCTCCGTGCACAGGAGCGCGTCGTCTGGCTGCCGGACCAAGCCCTTCTCAGGTATCGACTTCACGGCAGCAACACGATCCTTGGGGGGTTGCCTCGATCGGCTCTGGAGGCAAACCATCTATTATACCGCACACTGCGCCACCACTATCAGGTGCCTCCGGCCACGATTCACGCTCTGCGGCGACATCATCGTCTGATACGCCGCCAGCAAGCGGCAACGCTAGCGCGCGCACGTGACACTCATTGGGAAGGGCCTGCTCAAAGACACGCGCCAGCGATGGGAGAAAGCAGAGCGCAGTTGGCGGAACGCGGAACAAGGTTGGCGGCGCGCGGAACAAGGTTGGCGCGCCACAAGACAAGAAGCCGATGA
- a CDS encoding rhamnan synthesis F family protein produces MAKRVQKHVDGAVRPIETIQEDCYRSVSLPLALKSEPPTIAVHLHIHFVEPLEELLDTLGGLDVSFDLFVTTTDPSGCVRQSVHARFPQATVLQLPNKGKDIGPFLQVLEQERLDRYDLVLKLHGKRSRNDPEYMDVVRTLFGNDITDGDDWRRKLIAPIAGTPVRVARILQAFAEDPELGMLGAEKFICSAPDANSDTYTKLCDRLGVAPECRFFGGTMFWIRGKLLQRLHEAKITQSDFDADQARAVEGTLEHAFERVFGDLVIRQGCYIGGVPDLPEEHSGSNK; encoded by the coding sequence TTGGCCAAACGCGTTCAAAAGCATGTCGATGGTGCTGTGCGTCCCATCGAAACCATACAGGAAGACTGCTATCGTTCGGTCTCGTTACCTCTTGCCCTGAAGTCAGAGCCTCCAACCATTGCGGTGCACCTGCACATACATTTCGTGGAACCATTGGAGGAGCTGCTGGATACTTTAGGTGGCCTGGACGTTTCTTTCGATCTGTTCGTTACCACGACAGATCCTAGTGGGTGCGTCCGACAGAGTGTCCATGCTCGCTTCCCGCAGGCTACCGTTCTCCAGTTACCCAACAAGGGCAAGGATATCGGCCCGTTCTTGCAGGTTTTGGAGCAGGAAAGACTTGATCGCTACGATCTGGTCTTGAAGCTGCATGGTAAGCGGAGTCGGAATGATCCCGAGTACATGGATGTTGTCCGGACCCTTTTCGGAAATGACATAACGGACGGCGACGATTGGCGGCGCAAGCTGATCGCACCTATAGCTGGAACCCCTGTGCGTGTTGCGCGCATTCTACAGGCTTTCGCTGAAGATCCAGAACTTGGGATGCTCGGTGCTGAGAAATTCATCTGTTCAGCTCCGGATGCAAATTCGGACACTTACACTAAACTTTGTGACCGCTTGGGAGTAGCTCCCGAATGCCGCTTCTTCGGTGGCACCATGTTCTGGATCCGCGGGAAACTGCTGCAGAGATTACACGAGGCAAAGATAACGCAGAGCGATTTCGACGCGGATCAGGCGCGAGCTGTCGAGGGTACGCTTGAGCACGCCTTTGAGCGCGTGTTCGGAGATCTTGTGATCCGTCAAGGATGCTATATCGGCGGTGTGCCGGATTTGCCTGAAGAGCACTCGGGCAGCAACAAGTGA
- the rfbD gene encoding dTDP-4-dehydrorhamnose reductase, with protein MKLAVTGINGQVARSLVERARRVPGIEVRPLGRPELLLEKPDTIAPAIRKSAPDILVSAAAYTKVDQAEDQPELAYAVNATAAGHVSAIAAELGIPIIHLSTDYVFGGAKPGPHSENDSTDPQCVYAATKLAGEELVAEANSAHFILRTAWVYSPFGKNFVKTMLRFAAERETLTVVGDQWGTPTSALDVADAILHLATTVHSNPKSSKPGLYHLAGTGEASWLELAKHVLDVSERYGGPHADLSEITTAEFPTKAKRPFDSRLSSALFAEEFGWTAPHWHQSSELVVLRLLSQEQML; from the coding sequence TTGAAGCTGGCGGTAACCGGAATTAATGGGCAGGTTGCCCGCAGTTTAGTCGAGCGGGCACGTAGGGTGCCCGGAATAGAGGTCCGGCCCCTGGGTCGACCCGAACTACTACTAGAGAAACCGGATACCATAGCACCTGCAATCCGGAAGTCAGCGCCGGATATTCTGGTGTCTGCAGCTGCTTATACGAAAGTCGATCAAGCAGAAGATCAGCCCGAGCTAGCCTATGCGGTTAACGCTACAGCGGCTGGGCATGTTTCGGCCATCGCTGCTGAACTCGGCATCCCGATCATTCACCTGTCAACGGATTACGTCTTTGGCGGCGCGAAGCCTGGACCACATTCAGAGAATGACAGCACAGATCCACAATGCGTGTACGCCGCTACCAAGCTGGCTGGAGAAGAACTCGTTGCGGAGGCAAATTCAGCCCACTTCATTTTACGCACGGCTTGGGTCTACAGCCCGTTTGGCAAAAACTTCGTAAAAACAATGTTGAGGTTTGCGGCGGAGCGCGAGACGCTAACAGTTGTTGGCGATCAGTGGGGCACTCCCACAAGTGCGTTGGATGTTGCGGATGCAATATTACACTTAGCAACAACTGTTCACAGCAACCCAAAATCATCCAAGCCCGGATTATACCACCTCGCAGGCACAGGCGAAGCCAGCTGGCTGGAATTGGCAAAACATGTGCTAGATGTCAGCGAGAGATACGGGGGACCGCACGCTGACCTGTCCGAGATCACGACAGCCGAATTTCCCACCAAGGCCAAACGACCGTTTGATTCTAGGCTTTCTAGCGCATTGTTCGCAGAAGAGTTCGGCTGGACCGCGCCGCATTGGCACCAGTCCAGCGAACTTGTCGTTCTACGCCTGCTATCGCAAGAGCAGATGCTTTAG
- the rfbC gene encoding dTDP-4-dehydrorhamnose 3,5-epimerase: MVEIRRLELDEVLELHPPRYTDHRGFFSETYSDQWLEEEGKASPFVQDNHSFSVEKGTLRGLHYQLPPMAQDKLVRVVRGRIYDVAVDIRRSSPTFGRWVGLEISAEKWNQILVPKGFAHGFVTLEPDTEVVYKVSALYAKECERAVRFDDLQIAVEWPLRGEDIILSEKDEAAPFLSDADVFD; this comes from the coding sequence ATGGTTGAGATTCGCCGCTTGGAACTGGACGAAGTCCTGGAACTTCATCCGCCGAGATACACCGATCATCGAGGGTTCTTCTCTGAAACCTACAGCGACCAGTGGCTTGAGGAGGAAGGAAAGGCTTCACCATTTGTCCAGGACAATCACTCGTTCTCGGTAGAGAAAGGCACCTTGCGTGGTCTACATTACCAGTTGCCGCCCATGGCTCAAGATAAGCTGGTGCGTGTGGTTCGCGGACGTATTTACGACGTGGCGGTGGATATCAGGCGGAGTTCCCCAACCTTTGGACGCTGGGTAGGCCTAGAAATCTCGGCTGAGAAATGGAATCAGATCTTGGTACCCAAGGGCTTCGCGCATGGGTTTGTAACCCTGGAGCCAGATACAGAAGTCGTCTATAAAGTCTCCGCGTTATATGCTAAAGAATGTGAGCGGGCGGTTCGCTTTGACGATCTGCAGATCGCAGTCGAGTGGCCGCTGAGGGGCGAAGACATCATCCTGTCAGAGAAGGATGAAGCTGCGCCTTTTCTTTCCGATGCAGATGTTTTCGACTAG
- a CDS encoding glycosyltransferase family 2 protein has protein sequence MTNPVVNVLMATFNGDLYLDEQLRSIHGQADVRINLIVSDDNSDDATVEILRRWKANWTKGEFIILSGPSSGYAENFRSLLQRCDLAADYIAFADQDDIWDADKLITAIRCLRRLPRECPGLYCSRTRLVDESGDDVGYSPEFQRPASFRNAIVQSIGGGNTMVLNRVAAQLAIESARRSSFVSHDWWCYIIVSAANGRVLYDPKPRIGYRQHASNVIGRNTGWSARFRRMRRLFAGQLREWNDQHLVALELCSDLLCAEAKEVLVEFRGLRSENMPQRVLAFLRSGVYRQSRVGTLMLLMSVVAKKV, from the coding sequence ATGACTAATCCGGTAGTAAACGTGCTGATGGCGACCTTTAATGGGGACCTCTATCTCGACGAGCAGCTGCGGTCGATCCACGGTCAAGCTGATGTCAGAATCAATTTGATAGTTTCGGACGATAATTCTGATGACGCTACCGTGGAAATACTGCGTCGATGGAAAGCGAATTGGACCAAAGGTGAGTTCATCATCCTGAGTGGACCCTCATCCGGTTACGCGGAAAACTTCAGATCTTTGTTGCAGCGTTGCGACCTTGCTGCAGATTATATCGCTTTCGCAGACCAAGACGATATATGGGATGCAGACAAATTGATAACGGCAATTCGGTGCCTGAGGCGACTCCCGAGGGAGTGTCCGGGTCTGTATTGCTCACGAACGAGGCTGGTCGATGAAAGCGGAGACGACGTCGGTTACTCACCAGAATTTCAAAGGCCGGCTTCCTTTCGTAACGCCATCGTCCAGAGCATCGGTGGTGGAAACACAATGGTGCTGAATCGTGTTGCAGCGCAACTTGCTATAGAAAGCGCCCGTAGGTCCAGCTTCGTAAGTCATGACTGGTGGTGTTATATTATTGTGTCGGCAGCGAACGGAAGGGTCCTATACGATCCGAAGCCGCGGATCGGTTATCGACAGCATGCCTCCAACGTCATTGGTAGGAACACCGGCTGGTCTGCGCGATTTCGCCGGATGAGACGTCTGTTCGCAGGTCAATTACGCGAATGGAACGATCAGCATCTAGTTGCCCTGGAACTGTGCAGTGACCTGCTGTGTGCCGAAGCAAAGGAAGTATTGGTAGAGTTCCGCGGGTTAAGGTCCGAAAACATGCCCCAAAGGGTTCTGGCCTTCCTGCGCTCAGGCGTGTATCGCCAGTCAAGGGTAGGCACGCTGATGCTTCTTATGTCAGTGGTCGCAAAGAAGGTTTGA
- a CDS encoding type I secretion system permease/ATPase, whose translation MSKMTKNPRSKYGPTALEKAIRTARPAFGIAILISLFINALALVAPLYMMQIYDRVITSRNMTTLLMLTIIAGALLISYALLEASRSRTLVRAGILFDEKASDEVFDTVQRGSVSRPGGAFSQGLRDLDRVREYLTGNGLIALCDAPWAPIFIAGCFLLHPWYGFIALGGAVVLFLFALLNEFLTRHHLQQGSRSMIEAGNYASASLRNAEVTQAMGMLGALRRRWNEQHKAVLGWQAMASDRSGAILALTKFVRMSLQIAILGIGAFLVITEGLSAGTMIAASIMMSRALAPVEQSVGNWRSLVAARESYSRLNELLRAFPQSKVRMSLPAPKGAIAVEQVTAAPPGAQKPTLKGVTFNVDSGEVVGVLGQSGAGKSTFARVLVGVWPYQHGHVRLDGTELPHWNPDELGRHIGYLPQDVELFSGTIAENISRFDTDARHGDIIAAAELAGVHSMVQKLPDGYNTEIGPGGTAISGGQRQRIGLARAVFRSPPLIVLDEPNSNLDAGGEAALLKAVQKLKALGSTVFIITHKTNIISAVDKLLVLNEGLMQAFGQRDEILARMSSPRVVPIQNAHTSAIEAKA comes from the coding sequence ATGAGCAAAATGACTAAAAATCCACGCAGCAAGTATGGTCCCACCGCACTTGAGAAAGCGATCCGGACCGCGCGTCCCGCATTTGGGATTGCCATCCTGATAAGCCTGTTCATCAATGCCTTGGCATTGGTTGCACCGCTGTACATGATGCAGATTTATGATCGCGTCATCACCAGCCGAAACATGACAACGCTTCTGATGCTGACGATTATAGCCGGGGCACTTCTCATTTCGTACGCTCTTCTCGAAGCATCGCGTTCAAGAACTCTGGTCCGCGCAGGTATCTTGTTTGACGAGAAAGCCAGTGACGAGGTGTTCGATACTGTGCAGCGCGGCAGCGTGAGCCGCCCAGGTGGTGCATTCAGCCAAGGCTTGCGAGATCTTGATCGCGTACGTGAATATCTAACCGGAAACGGCCTGATCGCTCTTTGTGATGCACCCTGGGCACCAATTTTCATTGCCGGATGCTTCCTACTGCACCCATGGTATGGCTTTATCGCGCTTGGCGGCGCAGTGGTGCTGTTCCTCTTCGCGCTCCTGAACGAGTTTCTGACGCGGCACCACCTGCAGCAAGGTTCGCGATCTATGATCGAGGCTGGAAATTATGCCTCAGCTTCACTGCGCAACGCAGAAGTTACACAAGCCATGGGAATGCTGGGAGCGCTCAGGCGACGGTGGAACGAGCAACATAAAGCAGTGCTAGGCTGGCAAGCGATGGCCAGCGACCGCTCAGGGGCTATTCTTGCTCTTACCAAATTTGTGCGCATGAGCCTGCAGATCGCGATCTTAGGGATCGGTGCATTTCTGGTCATCACGGAAGGTTTGTCTGCGGGAACAATGATCGCAGCCTCCATCATGATGAGTCGAGCACTCGCACCTGTGGAGCAGTCCGTGGGCAACTGGCGTTCGTTGGTTGCCGCACGGGAGTCTTATAGCCGATTGAATGAACTGCTGCGCGCTTTTCCGCAGAGCAAGGTGCGCATGTCATTACCAGCGCCAAAAGGGGCCATCGCCGTCGAACAGGTAACGGCGGCACCGCCGGGCGCACAAAAACCAACATTGAAGGGCGTAACCTTCAACGTCGACAGCGGTGAAGTTGTCGGAGTGTTGGGACAAAGTGGTGCGGGTAAATCCACGTTCGCCCGTGTACTGGTTGGTGTATGGCCGTACCAGCATGGACATGTTCGGCTTGACGGTACGGAACTGCCACACTGGAACCCGGACGAACTCGGTCGCCATATCGGCTATTTGCCGCAGGACGTAGAGCTCTTCTCGGGCACCATTGCAGAGAACATCAGCCGGTTTGATACCGACGCAAGACACGGGGATATCATCGCAGCGGCAGAACTTGCGGGTGTACACTCCATGGTTCAAAAGCTTCCTGACGGTTACAACACCGAGATCGGTCCAGGCGGCACTGCGATTTCTGGTGGGCAACGCCAACGCATTGGTCTTGCCCGCGCCGTTTTTCGGTCCCCCCCGCTCATCGTGCTTGACGAACCGAACTCGAATTTGGATGCAGGTGGGGAAGCAGCGCTGCTGAAAGCTGTCCAAAAATTAAAGGCCCTGGGGAGTACCGTCTTCATTATAACCCATAAGACCAACATCATCTCCGCTGTGGACAAACTGCTCGTGCTCAACGAGGGGCTGATGCAAGCGTTTGGACAGAGAGATGAGATTCTAGCGCGAATGTCGAGCCCGAGGGTGGTCCCTATTCAGAACGCCCACACTTCAGCAATCGAAGCGAAAGCCTGA
- a CDS encoding HlyD family type I secretion periplasmic adaptor subunit has translation MSKEPNAPKASTNYLAPALAAGAIIFLTFGVAGGWAAIAPLDSAVLAQGVVAVENNRRSVQHLEGGIVAEINVTEGQRVKEGDVLFRLDTTRARANEAVDRLQLSFARILEARLLAERHHHDAISFPEDIEAQRSIPAIDQAIENQVALFNERKLSIDGQIDILESNIQQSRKRIKGLETELQATQEQIGFIKEELTGVRKLFEKGHVSSVRLYSLERERARLEGLIGSNEAEISSTESRISEVQLKIDQLRQERLEHAAEEITEVRKTINELRERLNVSSDVLRRTAIVAPRGGTVIGLKVFTKGQVVRAGDVLLEIVPEDEGPGGECESLTNRYRQRARGDACRSAVLFVQVP, from the coding sequence ATGTCCAAGGAACCAAACGCTCCTAAAGCATCTACGAACTATCTCGCACCAGCACTGGCTGCGGGAGCTATTATCTTTCTGACATTTGGTGTTGCCGGCGGTTGGGCAGCAATCGCCCCGCTAGACAGTGCGGTCTTGGCACAAGGGGTAGTGGCAGTAGAGAACAATCGCCGCAGTGTCCAGCACTTGGAAGGTGGCATCGTAGCTGAAATCAACGTTACCGAAGGGCAAAGGGTAAAAGAGGGCGATGTCCTTTTCCGGCTCGACACGACGCGGGCGCGGGCAAATGAGGCAGTAGATCGGCTACAACTTTCGTTCGCCCGGATCCTTGAAGCGCGTCTTCTCGCTGAGCGCCATCATCACGATGCGATCTCTTTCCCAGAAGATATCGAAGCTCAGAGAAGCATTCCCGCAATTGATCAAGCAATCGAAAATCAGGTTGCGCTTTTCAATGAGCGTAAACTGTCAATAGACGGCCAGATCGATATTCTGGAATCAAACATCCAGCAGTCAAGGAAGCGCATCAAAGGCCTTGAAACGGAGCTTCAGGCAACTCAGGAGCAGATAGGCTTCATCAAGGAAGAGCTCACTGGTGTTAGAAAGCTTTTTGAAAAAGGGCATGTCTCCTCCGTCCGGCTCTACTCCTTGGAGAGGGAACGAGCCCGGTTGGAGGGGCTGATCGGAAGTAATGAAGCGGAGATCAGCAGCACTGAATCGCGTATAAGTGAAGTTCAACTGAAGATCGACCAACTTCGTCAAGAGCGCCTTGAACACGCAGCAGAAGAAATCACAGAAGTTCGGAAAACAATTAATGAACTTCGCGAGCGTTTGAACGTATCCAGCGATGTCCTGCGACGCACTGCCATTGTTGCGCCGCGGGGTGGCACGGTAATCGGCCTCAAGGTGTTCACAAAGGGTCAAGTGGTTCGGGCTGGCGATGTTCTCCTTGAGATTGTACCGGAAGACGAAGGGCCGGGTGGTGAATGCGAAAGTCTCACCAATAGATATCGACAACGTGCGCGCGGGGATGCGTGCCGAAGTGCGGTTCTCTTCGTTCAAGTCCCGTGA
- a CDS encoding helix-turn-helix domain-containing protein, translating into MQTEYNQGESHALQLRREAGRWLKDKREEKKLSQRQLADLLGFEYYTFVSQLETGRGRIPPERYVDWANALGIEPRVFVKTLMRYYDPITFNILFSDEIPQKNHLNRG; encoded by the coding sequence ATGCAAACCGAGTACAATCAAGGTGAATCCCATGCGCTACAGTTGCGTCGAGAGGCAGGACGGTGGCTGAAGGATAAGCGCGAAGAGAAGAAGCTTTCTCAGCGCCAGCTGGCTGATTTGTTGGGCTTCGAATATTACACGTTCGTATCGCAGCTAGAGACCGGACGTGGCCGGATACCGCCGGAGCGCTATGTTGATTGGGCAAATGCATTGGGTATTGAACCCCGCGTCTTTGTTAAGACGTTAATGCGCTACTATGACCCGATAACCTTCAACATCTTGTTCAGTGATGAGATCCCTCAAAAGAATCATCTGAATCGAGGTTAG
- a CDS encoding transposase yields the protein MSAPWRKSLPNYTAQGLADHTLTRKVGSEHRLRHIYGLRNRVERCFNRLKNSRRIATRYDKTADSYTGFLHIASIRL from the coding sequence TTGAGCGCTCCATGGAGAAAATCCCTGCCAAACTACACCGCGCAGGGACTCGCAGATCATACGCTCACAAGGAAGGTGGGGTCAGAACACCGGTTACGTCACATCTACGGCCTGAGAAACCGCGTCGAGCGTTGCTTCAACAGGTTGAAAAACTCGCGGCGCATCGCGACCAGATATGATAAAACCGCAGACAGCTACACAGGCTTCCTGCACATAGCGTCAATCCGTCTATGA
- a CDS encoding DUF6447 family protein: MAEGQTITIDGKTYEIDKLTDEAKSQLGNIRAVDAELQRLEQQKAIAQTARLAYARVLQEELVKIEPQQ, from the coding sequence ATGGCTGAAGGCCAGACAATCACCATTGACGGCAAAACCTACGAGATCGACAAGCTGACGGATGAAGCAAAGAGCCAGCTCGGGAATATCCGGGCGGTGGACGCGGAGCTGCAGCGTCTCGAGCAACAGAAAGCGATTGCCCAGACAGCACGGCTGGCCTATGCGCGCGTGTTGCAGGAAGAGCTCGTGAAGATCGAGCCGCAGCAGTAA
- a CDS encoding transposase, translated as MSDFIYRPQIEVLSAADGVRRRQWSDEDKLRIVEESLVGYRQVTATARRHGICRSLLTTWRRQYRNGELGASRSASFAPVTVTKDIPASQPGPG; from the coding sequence ATGTCCGACTTTATTTACCGCCCGCAAATCGAGGTTCTTTCCGCTGCTGATGGTGTTCGCCGTCGGCAGTGGTCAGATGAGGACAAGCTCCGGATTGTCGAGGAAAGTCTTGTTGGCTATCGACAAGTGACTGCCACGGCACGGCGGCATGGCATTTGTCGCTCGCTGCTAACAACCTGGCGTCGGCAATATCGGAACGGTGAACTTGGCGCTTCCCGCTCCGCATCCTTTGCGCCGGTCACCGTGACGAAGGATATCCCCGCCTCTCAGCCAGGGCCCGGTTGA
- the tnpB gene encoding IS66 family insertion sequence element accessory protein TnpB (TnpB, as the term is used for proteins encoded by IS66 family insertion elements, is considered an accessory protein, since TnpC, encoded by a neighboring gene, is a DDE family transposase.) yields the protein MIAFPAGAKVWIAGGVTDMRRGMNTLALQVQEGLGRDPHAGEIFCFRGRKGDLVKILWHDGVGMSLYLKRLEAGKFIWPVSRSGEAVQISAAQMGYLLEGIDWRNPRWTQRPAKAG from the coding sequence ATGATCGCGTTTCCGGCGGGCGCGAAGGTTTGGATCGCTGGCGGTGTGACCGATATGCGGCGGGGCATGAACACGCTGGCGCTGCAGGTGCAAGAAGGGCTCGGCCGCGATCCGCATGCGGGAGAGATATTTTGCTTTCGGGGCCGCAAGGGCGATCTGGTGAAGATCCTGTGGCATGATGGTGTGGGCATGTCGCTCTATTTGAAACGCTTGGAGGCGGGCAAGTTCATCTGGCCGGTGAGCCGGTCTGGCGAGGCGGTGCAGATCTCGGCGGCGCAGATGGGCTATCTTCTGGAAGGGATTGACTGGCGCAATCCCCGTTGGACGCAACGCCCTGCAAAGGCTGGATAA